A part of Microbacterium atlanticum genomic DNA contains:
- a CDS encoding FAD-dependent oxidoreductase — MTPIWKRGAPAVPGTPFEPGRHRDVVVVGAGLTGLATALLLVRQGRDVAVIEAGEVGELASGANTGKLTVLQGSVLSSIRRHHSARLARAYVDANLDGARWLTGIAEELGVPFSRRAAYSYAQTPDGVRRVDAELEAALEAGLPARRVEPDQLAQSPFPILGAVALDGQVAIDPQRLLVAMAEAFLREGGTLHTGVRATGAQVVPHAGVETTAGFAEADQVVLATATPIVDRGLYFAKVSGLRSSCVAFTTDGPLPEGLYVTVDGETKSVRSITADDGPVEQAQLVVGGNGFPTGRSSSPRTRIDALIAWTQRHFPGAEPVAEWSAQDYQSHNLVPFVGAMPRSLGRIRFATGYAKWGLSNAPAAALRLAAEIDRVPRRDRPDWMNVIATRFTVPADLARGGVQNLRVGWEATAGWIGAQVAPTPVRRPADGCGVVAGRGGQPVGISTVGGRTRAVSAVCTHMGGVLRWNDAECTWDCPLHASRFSADGRRIEGPALHDLSRLPRVPGEEVEEAPGASLRSEPLDER, encoded by the coding sequence ATGACGCCGATCTGGAAGCGGGGCGCGCCGGCCGTCCCCGGGACGCCCTTCGAGCCCGGGCGGCACCGCGACGTGGTGGTCGTCGGCGCGGGCCTCACCGGCCTCGCCACCGCGCTGCTGCTCGTGCGCCAAGGCCGCGATGTCGCGGTGATCGAGGCCGGCGAGGTCGGGGAGCTGGCCTCCGGGGCGAATACCGGCAAGCTGACCGTGCTGCAGGGCTCGGTCCTGTCGTCGATCCGCCGGCACCACTCCGCCCGCCTCGCTCGCGCGTACGTCGACGCCAACCTCGACGGCGCGCGATGGCTGACCGGGATCGCGGAGGAGCTCGGCGTGCCCTTCTCGCGCCGCGCCGCGTACTCGTATGCGCAGACGCCGGACGGCGTGCGCCGGGTGGATGCCGAGCTGGAGGCCGCGCTCGAGGCCGGACTGCCCGCGCGGCGCGTCGAGCCGGACCAGCTCGCGCAGTCGCCCTTCCCCATCCTCGGCGCGGTGGCGCTGGACGGCCAGGTCGCGATCGACCCCCAGCGGCTGCTCGTCGCCATGGCCGAGGCGTTCCTCCGGGAGGGCGGCACGCTGCACACCGGCGTGCGCGCGACCGGGGCGCAGGTGGTCCCGCACGCCGGCGTCGAGACCACCGCCGGCTTCGCCGAGGCCGACCAGGTCGTGCTCGCCACCGCCACCCCGATCGTGGATCGCGGCCTGTACTTCGCGAAGGTGAGCGGGCTGCGCTCCTCGTGCGTCGCCTTCACGACCGACGGGCCGCTTCCCGAGGGCCTGTACGTCACCGTCGACGGCGAGACGAAGTCGGTCAGGTCGATCACGGCCGACGACGGACCCGTCGAGCAGGCGCAGCTCGTCGTCGGCGGCAACGGGTTCCCGACCGGACGCTCCTCGTCGCCGCGCACGCGGATCGACGCGCTGATCGCGTGGACCCAGCGCCACTTCCCGGGTGCGGAGCCGGTCGCCGAGTGGTCGGCGCAGGACTACCAGTCGCACAACCTCGTGCCGTTCGTCGGGGCGATGCCACGCTCCCTCGGGCGCATCCGGTTCGCCACCGGCTACGCCAAGTGGGGACTCTCCAACGCGCCGGCGGCCGCCCTGCGCCTGGCGGCCGAGATCGACCGGGTGCCCCGGCGCGACCGTCCGGACTGGATGAACGTCATCGCGACGCGCTTCACCGTCCCCGCCGACCTCGCGCGAGGCGGCGTGCAGAATCTGCGGGTCGGCTGGGAGGCGACGGCCGGGTGGATCGGCGCGCAGGTCGCCCCGACGCCGGTGCGTCGCCCCGCCGACGGTTGCGGGGTGGTCGCGGGCCGCGGCGGGCAGCCGGTCGGCATCTCGACCGTCGGCGGGCGCACCCGGGCGGTGAGTGCGGTCTGCACCCACATGGGCGGCGTGCTGCGCTGGAACGACGCCGAGTGCACGTGGGACTGTCCGCTGCACGCGTCGCGCTTCAGCGCGGACGGAAGGCGCATCGAGGGTCCCGCGCTGCATGACCTCTCCCGACTGCCGCGCGTGCCCGGCGAGGAGGTCGAGGAAGCGCCCGGCGCGTCGCTGCGGTCGGAACCGCTCGACGAGCGGTAG
- a CDS encoding TetR family transcriptional regulator produces MSDTAASAAQAASRAAVVAAALELFDEQGFDQTSVEQIAQAAGVSRSTFFRQFGGKDDVVFTDHEVLLDRLRDFLGRAHPDPWAAVCEASVLVYSHFAADPELARRRYAVVRGVPALREREIVTVFRYERLFDEYLRASLPGLDPLDAVGFAALITAVHNHVLRRLIRGPKKVPVSVLKSALDDARRRFGVLPDDESAPAADDVVVAVFRRGIPTAELTRRLRAELDD; encoded by the coding sequence ATGTCCGACACCGCCGCCTCCGCAGCCCAGGCCGCTTCGCGCGCGGCGGTGGTGGCCGCCGCCCTCGAGCTGTTCGACGAGCAGGGGTTCGACCAGACCTCGGTGGAGCAGATCGCCCAGGCGGCGGGGGTGTCGCGGTCGACGTTCTTCCGCCAGTTCGGCGGGAAGGACGACGTGGTCTTCACCGACCACGAGGTGCTGCTGGACCGCCTGCGCGACTTCCTCGGGCGGGCGCACCCCGACCCGTGGGCCGCGGTGTGCGAGGCATCCGTTCTCGTCTACTCCCACTTCGCCGCCGACCCCGAGCTGGCCCGCCGCCGGTACGCGGTGGTGCGCGGCGTGCCCGCCCTGCGCGAGCGCGAGATCGTGACCGTCTTCCGCTACGAGCGGCTCTTCGACGAGTATCTGCGCGCGTCGCTGCCTGGCCTCGATCCCCTCGACGCCGTGGGGTTCGCCGCCCTGATCACGGCGGTGCACAACCACGTCCTGCGGCGACTGATCCGCGGGCCGAAGAAGGTGCCCGTCTCGGTGCTCAAGTCCGCCCTGGACGACGCCCGCCGCCGGTTCGGGGTGCTCCCCGACGACGAGTCGGCGCCGGCCGCGGACGACGTCGTCGTCGCGGTGTTCCGCCGCGGGATCCCGACCGCCGAGCTCACCCGCCGACTCCGCGCCGAGCTCGACGACTGA
- the sucC gene encoding ADP-forming succinate--CoA ligase subunit beta, with product MDLYEYQARDLFEKYEVPVLPGIVADTPEEAKAAAEKLGGGVVVVKAQVKTGGRGKAGGVKVAKSPDEAYEAAKAILGLDIKGHVVKRVMVAAGARIAKEYYFSVLLDRANRSYLSLASVEGGMEIEQLAVEKPEALARIDVNPGTGIDKAKAVEIAEAAGFDAELVDKVSDVFVKLYNVYKGEDATLVEVNPLILSEDGEIIALDGKVTLDENAEFRHQGHALLEDKDAADPLEAKAKENDLNYVKLDGQVGIIGNGAGLVMSTLDVVAYAGESHGGVKPANFLDIGGGASAEVMAAGLDVILGDPQVKSVFVNVFGGITACDAVAKGIVGALAELGATASKPLVVRLDGNRVEEGRKILQDANHPLVTLAATMDEGADKAAELANA from the coding sequence GTGGATCTGTACGAGTACCAGGCACGAGACCTTTTCGAGAAGTACGAGGTGCCGGTGCTCCCGGGCATCGTCGCCGACACCCCCGAGGAGGCGAAGGCAGCGGCCGAGAAGCTCGGCGGCGGCGTCGTCGTCGTGAAGGCGCAGGTCAAGACCGGCGGCCGCGGCAAGGCGGGCGGCGTCAAGGTCGCCAAGAGCCCGGACGAGGCGTACGAGGCGGCCAAGGCCATCCTCGGCCTGGACATCAAGGGCCACGTCGTCAAGCGCGTCATGGTCGCCGCGGGCGCCCGCATCGCGAAGGAGTACTACTTCTCGGTGCTGCTGGACCGCGCCAACCGCTCGTACCTGTCGCTCGCGTCCGTCGAAGGCGGCATGGAGATCGAGCAGCTCGCGGTCGAGAAGCCCGAGGCGCTGGCCCGCATCGACGTCAACCCGGGCACGGGCATCGACAAGGCCAAGGCCGTCGAGATCGCCGAGGCCGCCGGCTTCGACGCCGAGCTCGTCGACAAGGTGAGCGACGTCTTCGTCAAGCTCTACAACGTCTACAAGGGCGAGGACGCCACCCTGGTCGAGGTCAACCCGCTCATCCTCTCGGAGGACGGCGAGATCATCGCGCTCGACGGCAAGGTGACGCTCGACGAGAACGCCGAGTTCCGCCACCAGGGCCACGCGCTGCTCGAGGACAAGGACGCCGCCGACCCGCTCGAGGCCAAGGCCAAGGAGAACGACCTGAACTACGTCAAGCTCGACGGTCAGGTGGGCATCATCGGCAACGGCGCGGGCCTGGTCATGTCGACCCTCGATGTCGTCGCGTACGCCGGCGAGAGCCACGGCGGCGTCAAGCCCGCCAACTTCCTCGACATCGGCGGCGGCGCGTCGGCCGAGGTGATGGCCGCGGGCCTGGACGTCATCCTCGGCGACCCGCAGGTCAAGTCCGTGTTCGTGAACGTCTTCGGGGGGATCACGGCGTGCGACGCCGTCGCCAAGGGCATCGTGGGCGCGCTCGCCGAGCTGGGCGCGACCGCGTCGAAGCCTCTCGTGGTGCGGCTGGACGGCAACCGCGTCGAAGAGGGCCGCAAGATCCTCCAGGATGCGAACCACCCGCTGGTGACCCTGGCCGCGACGATGGACGAGGGCGCCGACAAGGCCGCCGAGCTCGCCAACGCCTGA
- a CDS encoding cation-translocating P-type ATPase: MSTVDTPPGTASDAPWYTQEPDAVVAALRSDRERGLTAADAAARLAEHGPNAIAAEKPPSTWQVALQQLADPMNIMLVAVAIISLFINQVSVGILVGALVVLNIVLGTRQEMKAKASVDALSKMQIPQAKVVRDGTLVQLDATTLVPGDIVNLEAGDLVPADGRILRSATLETQEAALTGESAPIAKDASTLADPETTLGDRTDMVFQNTQVTRGTAAIVVTDTGMQTQMGRIASMLSSVKPAKSPLQRELDSLTGVLGWIAWGAVAVIIVTGLLRGQEIASVILLGISMAISAIPTGMPSFVQAMLSYGSRQLAEHKAVVKNLTDVETLGATSAINSDKTGTLTMNEMTVESLYYRGEWFTVAGSGYEKTGEVRHAAGLPVPQFTQLALGLTLCSDATVSDDGAVIGDPTEAALVVLAAKLGAEAELTRAKFPRVAEVPFDSAYKFMATFHRIPVEGTETLVGYVKGGPDVVLDRCSAVATMDGVVPIADRREQILEANRSLSEQGLRVLAFAFRRYAPDAAVAEDPMAAVSDLIFVGLVGIIDPLRPSSKEAVRIAREAGIEVRMITGDHAITAAAIGSKLGLGEGAASGAEIQAMSDDELKTALPRLHMFGRVTPEDKLRLARLMQEQGAVVAMTGDAVNDAAALKQADIGVAMGSGSDVTKQAGKMILVDDNFGTLVTAVRLGRSIYEKIVSYVRFQMSQLFSLVLLFLVASIFGINDGVPLTPIMVLFLNFFVAIFPVIVILLDPAPEGIMLKPPRDPKKTIANPAAVTLWFIYGGLIFLTTLIPLLIYPDQLSSTQPNVPVTMAFVVCALGSIFGGLVMRRDPESGLAPPILIAVKWLSIPLVLTVAAVEVGFMQRLIGTTSLSGDEWLIALGLALLVPVLIELEKWIRRARLRRRAAVG, from the coding sequence ATGAGCACCGTGGACACCCCGCCCGGCACGGCATCGGACGCCCCGTGGTACACCCAGGAGCCCGACGCGGTCGTCGCGGCGCTCCGCAGCGACCGGGAGCGCGGCCTCACCGCCGCCGACGCCGCGGCACGGCTCGCCGAGCACGGCCCGAACGCCATCGCGGCCGAGAAGCCCCCGTCGACATGGCAGGTGGCGCTGCAGCAGCTGGCCGACCCCATGAACATCATGCTGGTGGCCGTCGCGATCATCAGCCTCTTCATCAACCAGGTGAGCGTCGGAATCCTCGTCGGTGCCCTCGTCGTGCTCAACATCGTGCTCGGCACGCGGCAGGAGATGAAGGCGAAGGCATCCGTCGACGCGCTGTCGAAGATGCAGATCCCGCAGGCGAAGGTCGTCCGCGACGGCACGCTGGTCCAGCTGGACGCGACGACCCTCGTCCCCGGCGACATCGTGAACCTCGAGGCGGGCGACCTGGTCCCCGCCGACGGGCGGATCCTCCGGTCGGCGACGCTCGAGACGCAGGAGGCGGCGCTCACCGGCGAGAGCGCGCCGATCGCGAAGGATGCCTCGACCCTCGCCGATCCCGAGACCACACTGGGCGACCGCACCGACATGGTCTTCCAGAACACCCAGGTCACCCGCGGCACGGCGGCGATCGTCGTCACCGACACCGGCATGCAGACGCAGATGGGTCGCATCGCGTCGATGCTCTCGTCCGTCAAGCCCGCCAAGTCGCCCCTGCAGCGTGAGCTCGACTCGCTCACCGGCGTGCTCGGCTGGATCGCATGGGGGGCCGTCGCCGTCATCATCGTGACGGGCCTGCTGCGCGGGCAGGAGATCGCCTCGGTGATCCTGCTCGGCATCTCGATGGCGATCTCGGCGATCCCGACGGGCATGCCGTCGTTCGTGCAGGCGATGCTCTCGTACGGGTCCCGCCAGCTCGCGGAGCACAAGGCGGTGGTCAAGAACCTCACCGACGTCGAGACGCTCGGCGCGACGAGCGCCATCAATTCCGACAAGACCGGCACGCTCACCATGAACGAGATGACGGTGGAGTCGCTGTACTACCGCGGCGAGTGGTTCACGGTGGCGGGCTCCGGCTACGAGAAGACCGGCGAGGTCCGCCACGCCGCCGGACTCCCCGTGCCGCAGTTCACCCAGCTCGCCCTCGGGCTCACGCTCTGCAGCGACGCCACCGTGTCGGACGACGGCGCGGTCATCGGCGACCCGACCGAGGCCGCCCTGGTGGTGCTGGCGGCGAAGCTGGGCGCCGAGGCGGAGCTCACGCGCGCGAAGTTCCCGCGGGTGGCCGAGGTGCCGTTCGACTCGGCGTACAAGTTCATGGCGACCTTCCACCGCATCCCGGTGGAGGGCACCGAGACGCTCGTCGGCTACGTCAAGGGCGGCCCCGACGTCGTGCTGGACCGCTGCAGCGCGGTGGCGACCATGGACGGCGTCGTGCCGATCGCCGACCGCCGCGAGCAGATCCTGGAAGCCAACCGCTCGCTCTCCGAGCAGGGGCTGCGCGTGCTGGCCTTCGCGTTCCGACGCTACGCGCCGGACGCGGCGGTGGCGGAGGATCCGATGGCGGCCGTGTCCGACCTCATCTTCGTCGGGCTGGTCGGGATCATCGACCCGCTGCGCCCGTCGTCGAAGGAGGCGGTGCGGATCGCCCGGGAGGCGGGCATCGAGGTGCGCATGATCACCGGCGACCACGCGATCACGGCCGCCGCGATCGGCTCCAAGCTCGGTCTCGGCGAGGGCGCCGCCAGCGGCGCCGAGATCCAGGCGATGAGCGACGACGAGCTCAAGACCGCCCTCCCCCGACTCCACATGTTCGGCCGGGTCACGCCCGAGGACAAGCTGCGCCTGGCCCGCCTCATGCAGGAGCAGGGCGCCGTCGTCGCGATGACCGGCGACGCCGTGAACGACGCCGCCGCGCTCAAGCAGGCCGACATCGGCGTCGCCATGGGGTCGGGAAGCGACGTGACCAAGCAGGCGGGGAAGATGATCCTCGTCGACGACAACTTCGGGACCCTCGTCACGGCCGTCCGCCTCGGGCGCTCGATCTACGAGAAGATCGTCAGCTACGTCCGGTTCCAGATGTCGCAGCTGTTCTCGCTCGTGCTGCTGTTCCTCGTGGCGAGCATCTTCGGCATCAACGACGGCGTGCCGCTGACGCCCATCATGGTGCTGTTCCTGAACTTCTTCGTGGCGATCTTCCCCGTCATCGTGATCCTCCTCGACCCGGCTCCCGAGGGCATCATGCTCAAGCCGCCGCGCGACCCGAAGAAGACCATCGCCAATCCCGCGGCGGTGACGCTGTGGTTCATCTACGGCGGCCTCATCTTCCTCACGACGCTGATCCCGCTGCTGATCTACCCCGACCAGCTCAGCTCCACCCAGCCGAACGTGCCCGTGACCATGGCATTCGTCGTGTGCGCCCTCGGCTCGATCTTCGGCGGCCTGGTGATGCGCCGCGATCCCGAGTCCGGCCTCGCGCCGCCCATCCTCATCGCGGTGAAGTGGCTCTCCATCCCGCTCGTGCTCACGGTGGCGGCCGTCGAGGTCGGCTTCATGCAGCGGCTCATCGGAACGACGAGCCTGTCGGGCGACGAGTGGCTCATCGCCCTCGGGCTGGCGCTCCTGGTCCCGGTGCTGATCGAGCTCGAGAAGTGGATCCGCCGTGCGCGCCTCCGGCGCCGCGCGGCGGTCGGATGA